In a single window of the Desulfocurvibacter africanus subsp. africanus DSM 2603 genome:
- a CDS encoding DMT family transporter, whose product MRARELRADGLLLLTALIWGVAFVAQRVGMDHVGPMTFNGVRFALGALVLAPFALRRPTSGNPSGMSTKAALLGGLLAGLALFAGASFQQVGIMYTTAGNAGFITGLYVVFVPILGLLWKQRPTLGVWIGALLAAMGLYLLSITDGFTMSAGDLLVLVCAFCFAGHVLVIGWLAPKIPVLRLSVLQYACCAVFSFIAAAFTEEIRLADIAEAAIPILYGGLMSVGVAYTLQVVAQKDAPPAHASILLSLEGAFAALAGGLLLGETMTTRGITGCGLMLAGMLLAQLWPEQARKPAEASASV is encoded by the coding sequence ATGCGCGCACGCGAGCTCAGGGCCGACGGCCTGCTGCTCCTGACCGCACTCATTTGGGGCGTGGCATTCGTGGCTCAGCGCGTGGGCATGGACCACGTGGGGCCCATGACCTTCAACGGCGTGCGCTTCGCCCTGGGCGCGCTGGTGCTCGCACCCTTCGCCCTGCGCAGGCCCACTTCCGGCAATCCGTCAGGCATGTCCACCAAGGCTGCGCTCTTGGGCGGTCTGCTGGCTGGACTGGCCCTGTTCGCCGGCGCGAGTTTCCAGCAGGTCGGCATCATGTACACCACTGCCGGCAATGCAGGCTTCATTACCGGCCTGTATGTAGTCTTTGTGCCCATCCTGGGGCTTCTGTGGAAGCAGCGGCCCACCCTCGGCGTCTGGATCGGCGCGCTGCTGGCCGCCATGGGCCTGTACCTCCTGTCCATCACCGATGGCTTCACCATGAGCGCCGGCGATCTGCTCGTGCTCGTGTGCGCCTTCTGCTTCGCTGGCCACGTACTTGTCATCGGCTGGCTCGCGCCCAAGATTCCGGTCCTGCGTCTGTCCGTGCTGCAGTACGCCTGCTGCGCCGTCTTCAGCTTCATCGCCGCGGCCTTCACCGAAGAGATCAGGCTGGCGGACATTGCGGAAGCAGCCATTCCCATACTCTACGGCGGCCTCATGTCCGTGGGCGTGGCCTACACGCTGCAGGTCGTGGCCCAGAAAGACGCGCCACCGGCCCACGCCTCCATACTCCTGTCGCTGGAGGGCGCCTTTGCAGCGCTGGCCGGAGGGCTTCTGCTGGGTGAAACCATGACAACACGCGGCATCACGGGCTGCGGCCTCATGCTCGCGGGCATGCTGCTCGCTCAGCTCTGGCCGGAGCAAGCCAGGAAGCCAGCCGAAGCTTCGGCCAGCGTTTAG
- a CDS encoding MarC family protein, with amino-acid sequence MLAWLNDFILAWIPLFVAIDPLGMAALFLGLTSEMEHHRRRRIARQASLTALAVGTAFMFGGKVLLSALGITVADFLVAGGIILLIFGVRHLLEHEQAPLFHDEEFGVVPLGMPLIAGPAMLTALLALMTTRGVTPTLAALLANLWINHICMVHVRKIVGFIGINGIKAISKIIALLLVAIAVNMIRRGWQNL; translated from the coding sequence ATGCTAGCGTGGCTGAACGACTTCATTCTGGCCTGGATTCCCCTGTTCGTGGCCATCGATCCGCTGGGCATGGCCGCCCTGTTCCTGGGGCTGACCTCGGAGATGGAGCACCACAGGCGCAGACGCATTGCCCGCCAGGCAAGCCTCACCGCGCTTGCCGTGGGCACGGCCTTCATGTTCGGCGGCAAGGTGCTTCTGTCCGCTCTGGGCATTACCGTGGCCGACTTTCTCGTGGCAGGCGGCATCATCCTGCTCATTTTCGGCGTGCGTCATTTGCTGGAGCACGAGCAGGCCCCGCTTTTCCACGATGAGGAGTTCGGCGTGGTGCCACTGGGCATGCCGCTCATCGCCGGACCGGCCATGCTCACGGCCCTGCTGGCGCTTATGACAACCCGAGGAGTGACGCCGACCCTGGCCGCGCTGCTGGCCAACCTGTGGATCAACCACATCTGCATGGTCCATGTGCGAAAAATCGTGGGCTTCATCGGCATCAACGGGATCAAGGCCATCTCCAAGATCATCGCGCTGCTGCTCGTGGCCATCGCCGTGAACATGATCCGTCGCGGCTGGCAAAATCTCTAA
- a CDS encoding response regulator, with amino-acid sequence MPPAKVMIVEDEAIVALCLERAVRRMGHSVSCVVDKGEDAVIQFERQPADVVLMDVRLKGDMDGIEAARHIVSRRHIPVIFLTAYNDTATMLRAENIPPAAFLSKPVDETQLAQAIAEAMG; translated from the coding sequence ATGCCGCCCGCCAAAGTGATGATCGTTGAGGATGAGGCCATAGTGGCTTTGTGCCTGGAGCGAGCGGTCCGCAGGATGGGCCACAGCGTGAGTTGTGTCGTGGACAAGGGCGAGGATGCGGTCATTCAGTTCGAGCGGCAACCGGCGGATGTAGTGCTCATGGATGTTCGGCTCAAGGGCGACATGGACGGCATCGAGGCCGCGCGTCATATCGTCAGTCGGCGGCATATCCCAGTCATCTTTCTCACGGCCTACAATGATACCGCGACCATGCTGCGCGCCGAGAACATTCCACCTGCGGCATTTCTGTCCAAGCCCGTGGACGAAACTCAACTCGCCCAGGCAATCGCCGAGGCGATGGGCTAA
- a CDS encoding ABC transporter ATP-binding protein yields the protein MADLLEIQNVIREYHMREGPLGLTRGVLRAVDRVSLSVRAGETLGLVGESGCGKSTLARLMLGLEDPDVGAVLYKGKSLFPAPPADFREKVQMVFQDPYSSLNPRRSVGAIIGEPLAIHRHGSRRERANRVRELLSLVGLRPEDAARYPHEFSGGQRQRVAIARALALNPELVVCDEAVSALDVSIQAQIINLLQGLQEKLGLTYVFISHDLAVVNYVSRRVAVMYLGRLVELAERDELYANPLHPYTRTLLSAAPEPDPRKTKRRLRLRDEAGALPPLACAFAPRCPLAEPACSEAVPDLREVVPGHFAACVRA from the coding sequence ATGGCCGACCTGCTTGAGATCCAAAACGTCATCCGCGAATACCACATGCGCGAAGGGCCCTTGGGCCTGACCCGCGGCGTGTTGCGCGCCGTGGACCGCGTGAGCCTGTCCGTGCGCGCAGGCGAGACCTTGGGGTTGGTGGGCGAGTCGGGCTGCGGCAAGTCCACCCTGGCCCGGCTCATGCTGGGCCTGGAGGATCCCGATGTCGGGGCCGTACTCTACAAAGGCAAAAGCCTTTTCCCCGCGCCGCCCGCGGATTTCCGCGAAAAGGTGCAAATGGTCTTCCAGGACCCTTACTCTTCGCTCAACCCCCGACGCTCCGTGGGGGCCATTATCGGCGAGCCTCTAGCCATTCACAGACACGGCAGCCGGCGTGAGCGCGCTAATCGCGTGCGCGAGCTGCTGTCCCTCGTGGGTCTGCGGCCCGAGGATGCCGCCCGCTACCCTCACGAGTTCTCCGGAGGTCAGCGCCAGCGCGTGGCCATAGCCCGCGCCTTGGCCCTGAATCCCGAACTGGTGGTCTGTGACGAAGCCGTCTCGGCCTTGGACGTTTCCATCCAGGCCCAGATTATCAATCTCCTGCAAGGGCTGCAGGAGAAACTTGGCCTGACCTATGTGTTCATCTCCCACGACTTGGCCGTGGTGAACTACGTGAGCCGTCGCGTGGCGGTCATGTACCTGGGCCGTCTGGTGGAGCTGGCCGAACGCGACGAGTTGTACGCGAACCCATTGCACCCCTACACGCGCACCCTGCTGTCCGCCGCGCCCGAACCCGACCCGCGCAAGACCAAAAGACGCCTGCGCCTTCGAGACGAAGCCGGAGCCCTGCCCCCTCTGGCCTGTGCCTTCGCACCCCGATGCCCTCTGGCCGAACCAGCCTGCAGCGAGGCCGTGCCCGACCTGCGCGAGGTGGTCCCAGGCCATTTCGCGGCTTGCGTTCGGGCCTGA